A genome region from Penaeus monodon isolate SGIC_2016 chromosome 14, NSTDA_Pmon_1, whole genome shotgun sequence includes the following:
- the LOC119581115 gene encoding homogentisate 1,2-dioxygenase-like → MSKEELKYLSGFGSEFATEALPGALPEGQNNPQVCPYGLYAEQLSGTAFTAPRETNRRAWFYRIRPSVVHKPFAPIKHKYLDCSFDKRHPNPNQLRWNPFDFPAEPTDFVEGLRTVCGAGDPTVRHGCIIHIYACNKSMGDSAFQNSDGDFLIVPQQGVLDITTEYGRLRVSPNEICVVQSGMRFNVAVQGPTRGYILEVYDGHFILPNLGPIGANGLANPRDFLTPVAWYEDREVADYRIITKYQGHLFEALQGHSPFDVVAWHGNYVPYKYNLKNFMVINATAFDHADPSIFTVLTCPSTKPGVAIADFVIFPPRWAVQEHTFRPPYYHRNCMSEFMGLIFGNYEAKEEGFRPGGASLHSMMIPHGPDVQCFEGASKGELTPVRVADGTQSFMFETSLGLALTEWGEDTCRKVDASYFECWQGLKKNFDPNWKPEKKE, encoded by the exons ATGTCCAAGGAAGAGTTGAAG TACCTGAGCGGCTTTGGCTCCGAGTTCGCCACCGAGGCCCTTCCAGGAGCCCTTCCCGAGGGCCAGAACAACCCGCAAGTATGCCCTTACGGCCTCTATGCTGAGCAGCTTTCCGGCACTGCGTTCACGG CGCCTCGTGAGACCAACAGGAGAGCCTGGTTCTACAGGATCAGGCCCTCCGTGGTCCACAAGCCGTTCGCGCCCATCAAGCACAAGTACCTGGACTGCAGCTTCGACAAACGGCATCCGAATCCCAACCAG CTGCGATGGAACCCCTTCGACTTTCCCGCGGAGCCGACGGACTTCGTGGAGGGCCTGAGGACCGTGTGTGGCGCCGGAGACCCAACTGTGCGTCACGGCTGCATCATCCACATCTACGCCTGCAACAAGTCGATGGGAGATTCCGCCTTCCAGAACAGCGACGGAGATTTTCTTATTG TTCCGCAGCAGGGAGTACTGGACATCACCACAGAGTACGGCCGCCTTCGCGTGAGCCCCAATGAGATCTGTGTGGTTCAGTCGGGAATGAGGTTCAACGTGGCTGTTCAAGGTCCTACTCGAGGGTACATACTCGAGGTATACGACGGCCACTTCATCCTGCCGAATTTGGGTCCCATTG GTGCCAACGGCCTGGCCAACCCACGCGACTTCCTGACACCCGTTGCTTGGTACGAAGACAGGGAGGTCGCTGACTACCGCATCATTACCAAGTATCAG GGCCACCTGTTCGAGGCACTCCAGGGGCATTCGCCCTTCGACGTGGTGGCTTGGCACGGCAACTACGTCCCCTACAAGTACAACCTCAAGAACTTCATGGTTATCAACGCAACGGCCTTCGATCACGCT GACCCGTCCATCTTCACGGTGCTGACCTGCCCCAGCACGAAACCGGGCGTCGCCATCGCCGACTTCGTCATCTTCCCCCCGCGCTGGGCCGTTCAGGAGCACACCTTCCGCCCGCCGTACTACCATC gtaaCTGCATGAGCGAGTTCATGGGTCTCATCTTCGGCAACTACGAGGCCAAGGAAGAAGGATTCAGGCCTGGTGGCGCCTCCCTGCACTCCATGATGATCCCGCACGGACCCGACGTCCAGTGCTTCGAGGGAGCCTCCAAGGGCGAACTCACGCCCGTCAGGGTAGCGGACGGCACGCAG TCGTTCATGTTCGAGACGAGCCTGGGCCTGGCGCTGACGGAGTGGGGCGAGGACACCTGCCGCAAGGTCGACGCCAGCTACTTCGAGTGCTGGCAGGGCCTCAAGAAGAACTTTGACCCGAACTGGAAGCCTGAGAAGAAGGAGTAG